From the Streptococcus oralis ATCC 35037 genome, one window contains:
- the glnR gene encoding transcriptional repressor GlnR: protein MKEREFRRNMAVFPIGSVMKLTDLSARQIRYYEDQELIKPDRNEGNRRMYSLNDMDRLLEIKDYISEGHNIAAIKKKYAEREAKSKKAVSQTEVRRALHNELLQQGRFASVRSPFGRG from the coding sequence ATGAAGGAAAGAGAATTTCGCCGAAATATGGCTGTTTTTCCTATCGGCAGTGTTATGAAATTGACCGATCTCTCGGCGCGTCAGATTCGTTATTATGAAGATCAAGAGTTGATCAAACCTGATCGAAACGAAGGGAACCGTCGCATGTATTCGTTGAATGACATGGATCGTCTGCTTGAAATCAAAGATTATATCTCTGAAGGTCATAATATTGCTGCGATTAAGAAAAAATATGCTGAACGCGAGGCGAAGTCCAAGAAAGCCGTGAGTCAGACGGAAGTGCGTCGCGCACTTCACAATGAACTCCTCCAGCAGGGGCGCTTTGCTTCAGTACGGTCACCCTTTGGTCGCGGTTAG